The following DNA comes from Silurus meridionalis isolate SWU-2019-XX chromosome 14, ASM1480568v1, whole genome shotgun sequence.
ACCACACTCCACTTGGACAAAAATCCAGCATGGAAAAGTTACCTGCCATATAGAACATCATGTCAACTGATATTCATAGATGTCTTGGTGAGTTTCACAGAGTCCTGGTGTACTTTTCTATCATTTGTTGCGTAATGACAACAAATGGGACCAGTCAGTGACTCAGAAGCATGGGAAATGGAGACATAACTactcttcattaaaaaaaaaaaaaattgcattgaaGTTGTTGATACAAATGCAGAAATGGTCACACTAGAAACTAGATGACACTAAAACAACACATAAAGAAACTAAAGGCTTCTTATGGTGGTTATGATGCATCTTTATGTCATATTTATGCTTTATGAGAGACAAAACTGCTTCAATGATGCTTTGAGATTTTCTGAAAAGCCTGAGGGAATCCAAAagtgttggatttttttttttggatgtttttttttttcacaaacctGAAGCTTTTGTCTTTCTGGTAAACTTTGTTAGAACAGTTAAGTCTTGCTGACATTGAGGCAGTTCCACCTTCTCTTTGTAGGATGTGCCACCACtgatgcttatttatttatctatcattTTATGTTATTCCTGAACACTATTGGGTAAACAGGGAATTCAAGAGTGGGCTTAGGACACAGCCCTGTGAGGCACCAGTGTTCAGGATGGAGGTGATCTTATCCCTGTTGACagattcaagtcaagtcaagtcaagagtcaagtcaagaggcttttattgtcatttctactatacacagtggtacacagtacacagtaaaaacgagacaacgtttctccagaaccctggtgctacactaaacaacaacaaacaaaacaacatagagctacaacacaagttacataaagtgcatcgagtgcaacctggtgcaaacagtgcagacagacaatgcagacagacgacacaagacaagacacaaaaccctatatagcgccgaccagtaaacctactgtatacttgattatacagtactgtacaagaaaactgtaaaaactatacaaaataaaaaactatatcccagaagtgactataaacagtacaatgtagtgcaaaaaatacagcagcagtcgaaggtgcaaaaaacagcatgtaaacagtataatacaatgataaatgataaatgtgcaaaaaacagcagttgagagtgTGGTACagttgagaataataaataataaataaatgaatggtggtggaatggattgagatgagtgatgagtgtgtgttaagtgttaagtccaggaaaaatgttacagttcgttacacacatttgagtgagtgtgtgtgtgtgagagttccgtttcatttctgtgtattgaggagcctgatggcttgaggaaaaaaactgttgcatagtcttgttgtggcggcccgaatgcttcggaaccgttttcctgatggtaggagtgtaaaaagtgtgtgtgaggggtgtgtgtgatcgtccacaatgctgtgtgctttgcggatgcagcgtgtagtgtaaatgtccatgatagaggggagagagattccgatgatcttctcagctgtcctcactatcctctgtagggacttgcggtccgagacggtgcagttcccaaaccaggcagtgatgcagttgctcaggatgctctcaatggtccctctgtagaacatggacaggatgggggaggaggtgggttttcctcagccttctcagaaagtagagtcgctgctgggctttcttggtgatggagctggtgttaagtgaccaggtgaggttgtctgccagatgaacaccaaggaatttggtgctcttgacgatctccactgaggatccatcaataatcagtggagattggtcgctctgtgctctcctgaagtccacaaccatctctttcgttttgtccacgttcagagacaggttgtttgctccacaccaggcagttagccgttgcacctcttctctataagactcgtcgttcttgctgattagacccaccacggtcgtgtcatcagcgaacttgatgatgtggttcgagctgtgcattgctgcacagtcgtgagtcagcagagtgaacagcagtggactgagcacacagcctgggggctccagtgctcagtgtggtggtgctggagatgctgttcgatcctgactgactgaggtctctcagtcaggaagtccaggatccagttacagagggaggtgttcaggcccagaaggttcaacttctcgatcaggtgctgaggaaatgattgtgttaaatgctgagctgaagtcaatgaacagcattcgtacatacgagtccttgttatccaggtgggtgagggccagatggagggttgtggagatagcatcgtccgtggaacggtttggacgatacgcaaactgcatggggtccagggagggtggaagctgtgtcttaatgtgcctcatgacgagcctctcgaagggTTTTAACTTAAGGAAATACATTGCATATGCAACCCGAAAGTTCTCAATttagtgaataaatgaaaatacagcacatatttttgttttcagacATTCTCCCATTTCTTCTTCATGTCCTCAAATGTCTGTCACAAGTATCACTGACTGACTGGGTTGTTAGTGGGTACAATAGATAATGGCACAAATGGCTTTTTGCCAGTCAGAGAAAGAGGAAATGAGAACGTAAAGCATCCCCCTGATTGCGGGTGATAGACAGATATCTTAATGTCTGAATGACATCACCAATAATAGCATGACAAGTTCACAGGTTTAAAACGATTCTATTCAGTGTATGGCTAGCCTTTCTTATTGAAAGTATATTAAAAGGTGATAGATATACCTTTggtttgtagaaaaaaaaataataaaaattaataataataataataatgtggttGCATAGAGAAATTACTTGCATTTTGATGGATCTTATACAAACAGTTTTTGCAGAAACATTCATTGCTAGGgatcctacttttttttttttcaagtaacTGAGTTTTTTATCTGAAATTAGCTAAGTGGCTTAGGGAAAAAACTATTGCCTTAAACTAGAAGTATGCATGATAGAACTAAAAAAGTTAAAGACAACTGGTGGCCACCATTTAGGTTTGCCTCCCAGAAAAGAAAGCAGTCACCTATCAATTACATATGTGGTAAAGTAATAAATAGTGATATGACATCAGGCATCATAGTGTGTGTCCTGCAGTCTAGCTTTCTTAACTGTGATGGGCATAAAAATTGGCTTGGGagttgtaaaatgtttatagaGCATGTAAGCGTTGGTCCGTAAATGGCACAGACTTCCTCACTGAAAGTGCTGAGTACTCTCTTATAATATACTTATGAGGCCATGCATATTAACATACTTGACATCAGTCCAAAAGCACATTATGCTCAGCAACAGAGATCTGTTTTTGCCTATCGATGAACTAGCcagaattttcttttctttaatggaccatatatactgtatatatatgagaaatGAGGCAACGTtcttccagaaccctggtgctacataaaacaacatagagcgacatcaACCAGCATAGAGCTAAATAACccgaacacagagctaaggactaaattAAGTATCCTCGCCActtaaagtgcatcatgtgcaaacaatgcaagaaaaagacaaacaaacaacaagacagtgtaggacagatacacaaaacacaaaatagtgccgaccagtaaacctactgtgtaatatacagtacaatgtgcaaagagaaagaacaataaacaagagtgtacttATAAACATGAAAACAGGGAATCTAATCTTTGGCCAATAATCTAATCAGTTTGAGCCTGAAGAGTCAAGAAAAGGTCCACTCCAGCCTTAGAGAacccatctaaattacaacctAGTCTTTGCTCAGCTCCCTGTCCCACACTTTAGCTTATGATAAGAAATGAGAAGATAACATCTAATcatataaaacaattttcatTGTCTAAAGGAACACCAACTGCAAATATTATACTTTAACAAACCAGAAGCATCTATTACTATTTGCTATACTTATAACTCATAATTAGGGTACAACTAACAACTAAGAATGACCACAGGTTCATCAAAATTTCCTCTTCAAGGCCTTCACCTCCTTCATACTGTATCACAATGCGTGAGATATGATTTGTGGTGGCCACCTAGATAATATTCCTGTTATACTTTAGTTAAAGGCAACCTAAAGCTGGTTGAATAGTTGCTGTTAAAAATGTTCTTATTTACCCCTTAGAGCTGTAATGcaaatttatttcaataaagttttatttgtagcctttttttcaacaatagacaatgtcccaaagcagctttacaaaattaaatagattacaaacaTACATATTACATTCATAAATGATCCCCTATTAATTTACCCctatgagtgagccagtggtgatagtggcaaagaaaaattatctgagatggtatgaggaagaaaccttagaATGAACCTTGTGATCCTCAAAAGGGAACACATCCTCTTTTGGGTGACACTGAATTTCCATTCgctacagttccatcattgttgtggTAATGAACTGTTCTCTGAtaaatgcttaaataaaaagacaaaagtgtTCATGGAAACTGTAGTCTTAAGCCATTGAAGCAGTTTGTTTCTATTAATTACAGtacaaatccatcttcatggttcttgagtttaaccctaACCTAGAACCTCATGGATTTAGACTTAAGAAGGTTCAGTTTCACCACCTTTACGCGGTCTCCAGTTGAAAAGAAGAGACAAAAGATGAGATTGATGCGTTACTGTGTGACCCATGTAACGTTTTTTTTcgacatggaaaaaaaaaaagcattcagtTAAATTAAACTCAAATTAAGTGTTTGTTAAAGAATTGGGTGAGTCTACGAGATGAAAACCAAGAAATAGTCATTTTAAGTATCTATTTAATAATATgataaatagtaatataattatatcaGACATCATGGATTTTTACCACGGCACAGCTTTTGTGACAGTGATTTAACCAAAATGGCCAGACAGCTGTGAGATGTTTATAGAAAAAGAAGCATGAGGGAAACAAAACATATCTCCTCAGAGATAACAGCTAAACCACTATGGTGCAGACTTTCCCATTAAAAGTGCTGCGTTTTTACTTAGAAACCTTGGCAGCTAGGTGATCCCACACTTAAAGTTGGTCTAGATGATTGGTCCCCCTACATCCCAACACACCTTAAAGCAAAtctaatttaataatatttatattttaaattccaAGAATGAAGTCATTTTAGAATGTAATTGCTGCTGTCTGGCAAGAAGTACAGCAGCTGGAAGGAAGAAGAACAGCAACTGCTGAGCACATTCACAGccattagatttatttatatggaATTTAATGTAAAAGGATCACCAGCCAAGTTATTATGACtttattttaagacattttctGAATGCCCAGTGATTTGAATGTGGGGTGTATGAAGCACAGCTTTGTGATTTTTTAAACTaggatttttaactattttttcCAGTTATAACTAGATAAGTGGTTGAAAAACCATCCTGAGGAACTTCCTGACAGAAAGTGCTGATGTCTCATTTACAAACAAAGGGAACTACGTGATGCACTTTTTACatcaataaatcaactttttttttacatcaatataaaaacacattactcTCATCAACAGATAGCAGTTTTGTATCCAAATCTATGGATAAACTAACAATAATTTTCTTCAATACATCAGGTACAGACACACCTACATTtccactgaaaataaaaaaaggcagttTTTGCATTCTGtccatttctattttttccCTATGATATAAAATACAGGAAGTGAAAGGTCATAAGCTAAAAGGAGCTTCATCTTGCTTTTAGCATTTCTCATCATTCATTAACAGGATCTCTAGCAAGTACAAGGAGACGCAAACACAATGAGAATACAGGTTATCTTTGGGATCCTGTGGATTTTCAGTCAAACTGCCGCGGGTATGTTTTATTCTCGTAAAATTCACAATCGAtttatgtataatgtgttttcATTTGACCTACATAAATATTCttgcaatattttaatataaaataaatagctgGTTAGTTCTGATTAGTTATAATCTATTATTTAAAGTGGCAAGAATTTAGTGTGCCATGTTAAAACTGAAACCTGAAGTTACTTTTGTGgcactttaatttattataattaaatatgcatttaaCGTTTCATGGTCCACTACACAGTCCACAACAATAGATCACTATACTAATTGTAAACATGCTGATAaatctctattctattctattttcttCTGTTCTATTGTTTGTGGATACTATAGGCAAtaactgatgttttatttttataagagaaaaagaaaattatacacacatcaagaatattcatattcatttacTTCCTCGTATGTTTTATGCACGGTATCACACAATACAGCACAATTCAAATTCTCGGACACAATGCTTTCCCATTGAAATCCGTTTTACTCACAATATCAAGAACATTGAAAGTTAGGAAGCTGTGCAGCATTGTAAGCCaacttacaaatataaaaagtttacaCATAGGCTTCCAAATTCTGAAAAAttaaactagcactttccaagttcgcgttgtttttaaaacattaagtttgtaatctggtgtaccagtgtagatttattcattgctagggactcaaagcacttttgtacgttgctctggacgAGGCCACAAAgactaaatgccacaaatgtaaatgtaaatgttaatgtaaattgtGATTTGACTGTGAAGAAGCACTTCAGAAAATGATTCATATATTACTTAATCAATAAAATGCCaaatattttaccattttaattgttcatggtaaaaaaagaaaaagaaaatgaggcatatttttgtgtttcattaaaGATAAGATAaaggttgaattttttttcaaaactgtaTTTGTAAGCCTTTTAGTCTCCTGCGAGCACGTTCTCACTACCAACTCGTCGCATTTGGACGTGTTCACAGACTTCGACCCCTTTGGTGTCATTTTTCAATGTGAAGGGATTCCCACAGACTTCGACCCCTTTGGCGTCATTTAACGTGCAGGGATTCCCATAGACTTCTATAGAACTCATGTTCAGCAACATGTTCTCACTCCCAACTAACCCTTAcctgttctcactaaccctaaccataaccctaacccgttctcactaaccctaactcaAACCCATTcccactaaccctaacctgttCCCACTAACCCTTACCCATTTccactaaccttaaccctaacccattgTCAGGGATACAGGGGTACGTTAGGATCCTTTGGAGGATCCTAACGTACTTGTCCACGAGTTGGAAGTGAGAATTTGTAGCTCCAGCATGAAAGAAGACAATTTGTGTTCTGTTctttcataaatatatacaattcaaACATATACTTACACTGTAGTATGCAAAtctttattgtaaatatacagaaaCTTCTAAATGTTTCTGAAATTGTTAGAATTTAAATCTGCATTTGATTGTGGAGACGCTTTCAGGGAAATTGTTCTCTATTTGTTACCTGTCTTGCCTGGTGACTGTTATACAGTACGTTCATTTGCACATTGGAGCCTCTGGAGAAATGCATTATGtcttaattatacatttttacaattatatCCAATTGTTCAGGGTGAAATGGATCTATGTTTTATAGTCAATGTTTTACAGTGTCTGGTAAtagcaaataaaacatttatattaaataaataaaacattttttcactcCTACATTGCTCCTTTTGCTTGCTCACAACTACTGAAGGTACTTGTGGTGTTGTTGCATAGAAGAGTAATGAGCCACGCTTTACCCCACCAGTATAACTGTTCCCCTGACCTATAGAGGGCACACACTctctaaacaaaaaacacaaaaatacgaatgaaatataaatcaaatgcaATTCTATCTAGTTGCTCctacattaataataatccaTTCTATATCTCTAATtatctctaataaaaaaaaggctgtaCACACAAATTAATTAGGTTGATTGTTTGTGATTGTTACCAAATATGTCGAATTATTTCcatgttctgtatttttttttactaaaaattgTACCAGAGTACTGATAAAATCATGTCAAGTTTACTGTGTGTTAGACTAATGAGATCTTGTTTTTCCTTCCTCTGTAGTTTTGCTGTTTCAGGATCCTGTTGTCTGTAAATTTAATAAGAATGAGcagtgttatgtagctctgggAGAACAACTTCACCTGCAAATACCTCCAGCATATGCGTTTAACCTAAACATGAGAGACGATACATCTGCAATACGTACAATTATACGATTTAGAAATAACAACCCTAACTCAAAAAAATCAGATCTCCCAAGATGGCAGTTTGTTAAAGAGAATAATACTGTGATACTAACCAGTGCAGAGACAAGCGACTCTGGAACATACATTTTAGACACCAGTGATGCAGGAGGAACTTTAACAGGCAGTTATACTCTCCAGCTGAACATTAACGGTAGGACCACACACTCTCTAATCACACTGGACgacacattatttaaaaaataaatcaaacataaacatttattcacactGTAATTTGTCTTTCCAggttattttctaatatttttttaatatatatgtatatcttgTTTTagcatgaaaatgtattaaacattGTTCAAAATTAAAACAGCATCGTATGCCTGAAAATAGCATACGATGCAATtattttcaatcttttttttttgtatgttttagaaCGCACCAATCTATCATCGAATGTCACAGATACTACTGGTAAGACTTTGAGTTcctgatgtttttatttctgtatgtgccatcatgaaataatgaaatacagcTGTGATATTATAGTAGATTCTAAGTGCTTGcatataaatagattttatataatttcaatCAATACAAATCCAAAGTATTGTGAAGCCCCACCAAAATACATGCAACAATTTATAAATTAGAAATGTGAGAACTTTCttcatctcatttttttttttttatttccacaaaTTATAGTTTAAAGTTATAGTAAGTTCATAGCACACTTGTCTTTTGTTTATCGTCCACAGTAGTTGTCTCGTGCCATCGGTTCTagcttatatacagtatatatcttatttttgtcattgacatttttctgttttatttatttttattttttccatactAGACAAATCTACTtctgaaatgtttattatatacatatacagtaatcaGCAAAgtctttcaatattttttttttatttttttattttttacatctttatatGTCTGTTAGTACTAATGCTCTCCTGGACATTAATTATTACTTACTGACCCAAGAAAATCACACctataaatatattctactcatggaaataaattcaaaaataGGGATTGTACCATCTTAAAATGAAAGGGGGAACACAATCACTTTTCTCACTGATTTTATAAAGCTGTAGCCAATTTGGAGAAGCTGTCAATAGTTTTGGAGCCTTTTGTAGATTCacttaaaggaaaataaatgtttgtatagAACACAACTTTCATAGACAGACTTTTAAACGTGTTGGAATATTGCAAAATTTTATATGTACACTGTTTGTTATATGTACCAAATATGTACTCTTATAACGATGTTCTGTTTTTTACTGAAAACTTTACAAATCCGACGTCTTTTTCCCCTGTAGTTTCGTTGTTTCCGGATCCTGTCTGTATATTTACTGAGAATGATCAGTGTTATGTTGCTCTAGAAGAACAGCTTTATATGCAAATGCCTTTGGTGGATGGATTTAACCTAAACATGGTAGACAAAACATCGGCCAAACATACAATTTTAAGATATAGAAAAAATCACAGTAACCCACCAAAACCAAATCTCCCAAGATGGCAGTTTGTTAATGAACTGATGATACTAACCAATGCAGAGAGAAGCGACTCTGGGACATACATTTTAGACACTTTTGATGCAGGAGGAACTTTAACAGGCAGATATACTCTCCAGCTGAACATTAAAGGTAGGACCACacaacgtctctaggttacgaccgtaaccctagttccccgagggaacgagacgctgcgtcgtaacgctttgggaacaccccTGCGTTGtccgcgctctgaaccacgtgtgaaatctggccaataggcaagacgTGATGTCGTAGACAGGTGACGTAACAGtcacgtaaaccaggaagctacaagatggctgtgcggaggtagcgacattagcttctgcaaagagagaaggtaagtgccgcagggatgcagggagtgtggcacggagacgcagcgtctcgttccctagGGGGACCTGGGTTaccataacctagagacgttccccttcgggaactcgagctgtgtcataacgctttgggaacgagtatccaatcacgccacactgaccagaccctgcctagagtgtgagggcctcggcacctcCAAGCGTCCAGTGCTCGCGCTGGACACAGTTGGGTCTGTAACTCCTGGTCAGGGGCTATAAACTagggagggcagaatgcctgtaacacgacacgTCGTGCGGGagccgtaggcaccttaggtacgTACCCAGGTTTCGTGTATAGAAACACTCTGGCCAagccaggggcaaactccaggtgggtCGGGGCTACGGACAGAGCCTGCAAATCCCCgatcctcttcagggaggaaatcgCCAAGAGGAATGCGGTCCTAAACagaaacctaagggccacctcggccaaGGGCTCGAAGGGGGTATCAGATAGAGCCGCCAAcacaactgccaagtcccagacaggcactctgggtcgcatctcgggcctcagcctccgggcgccgtggaggaaacgtgtcaccagagggtgcctacccagcgactgccccgcaGGCGGGGTTACATATGCCGTGATggcggacacgtaaaccttcagggtttgaaggggttaaccctgtcgcaaactgttcccacaaaaaCTCCATaactgaaccgaccgggcagttaactgggtccaagtcatggtgctcacaccgtgacgTGGACAGTTGCCATGTGGAGAAGAGTCTCTACTACCTCGGAAGAAAGACCAGCTGCTATTAACTGTGCCCCCTCAACTTCCACAGCCACAACTTCCACAACTCCGGGCTCATCTCAATGCCGAACTGCCTGGTGTTCTGAACAAGCCAATATCAGACAATCGTCGATATAATtcaaaatgcggatgc
Coding sequences within:
- the LOC124396898 gene encoding uncharacterized protein LOC124396898 isoform X1, with protein sequence MRIQVIFGILWIFSQTAAVLLFQDPVVCKFNKNEQCYVALGEQLHLQIPPAYAFNLNMRDDTSAIRTIIRFRNNNPNSKKSDLPRWQFVKENNTVILTSAETSDSGTYILDTSDAGGTLTGSYTLQLNINERTNLSSNVTDTTVSLFPDPVCIFTENDQCYVALEEQLYMQMPLVDGFNLNMVDKTSAKHTILRYRKNHSNPPKPNLPRWQFVNELMILTNAERSDSGTYILDTFDAGGTLTGRYTLQLNIKGLLFKDPVVCTFTGNDQCYVDLEEELHLQMPSVDGFNLNMVDKTSAKRTILRYRKNHSNPPKPNFPRWHIVNDLMILTSAERSDSGTYILDTFDAEGTATGRYTLQLNIKGLLFPDPVCIFTGNDQCYVALGEELHLQMPSVDGFDLNMIDKTPAKRTILRYRKTQSNPPKPNFPRWQFVNNNNTMILTSAERNDSGTYILDTFDTGGTATGRYTLQLNIEEPTTLASDLITHGQEAP